In Apodemus sylvaticus chromosome 8, mApoSyl1.1, whole genome shotgun sequence, one genomic interval encodes:
- the Ggact gene encoding gamma-glutamylaminecyclotransferase isoform X2, whose protein sequence is MCIVQNTIKKSVCRQMAHIFVYGTLKRGQPNHKVMLDHSHGLAVFRGRGCTVESFPLVIAGEHNIPWLLYLPGKGHCVAGEIYEVDEQMLRFLDDFEGCPSTYQRIALQVRVLEWEGASDPGDSVQCFVYSTATYAPEWLFLPYHESYDSEGPHGLRYNPRENR, encoded by the coding sequence TGTCTGCAGACAGATGGCCCATATCTTCGTGTATGGCACCTTGAAGCGGGGCCAACCCAACCACAAAGTCATGCTGGACCACTCACATGGCTTAGCAGTCTTCCGAGGCCGAGGCTGCACTGTTGAGTCCTTCCCACTGGTGATTGCGGGCGAGCACAACATACCTTGGCTGTTGTACCTGCCAGGCAAGGGCCACTGTGTGGCAGGTGAGATCTATGAGGTGGATGAGCAGATGTTGCGCTTCCTGGATGACTTCGAAGGCTGCCCCAGCACGTACCAGCGCATAGCCCTGCAGGTGCGGGTGCTGGAGTGGGAGGGTGCCAGTGACCCTGGGGACAGTGTTCAGTGCTTCGTGTACAGTACAGCCACCTATGCACCCGAGTGGCTGTTTCTTCCCTACCATGAGAGCTATGATTCAGAGGGCCCACACGGGCTACGCTACAACCCCCGGGAAAACAGATGA